GTCACAGCCCCAGAAGCACCTCAGGTGATAGTACATGTTTTATTAGATTATCAGAGAGGTGAATTTTGACTAAAATCTGGACTAAACTCTGAAGTGTTTAGTGTTCTTGCTTACCACCGAAGCTGATTGTACTGCAAAATTCCCTGTACTGAAACAGCAATAGTTAATTAGTTTCTCTGGCATATCTTGCAACAGAACACTTCTGGCTTTTCAGGACAGTTAGAATTCTAAGACACTATCACGTTTTTAAAAACTGCCTTTATGAAAAGAACACTTCCTTTATCTTCTAGAAACCCAAATGGAAGGAGCAAGCCCTGGTGTTACACCAAAAAGAGATTCACCATTCGAGAAACACCCTGCAACATGGACAAGTGTGGTAAGTAATATCAGCCTCAATacaactgattatttttttaatagcacaaGGTTGATTCTTAGTTGTAAGAATATCTGAACAAAATTTCTCCTTCCATAGGACCTGCATGTGGTCAAAGGAGCATCAGCAAGTACTTCAAGATTGTTGGTGGAAGCCAGGCAGAGATTGAGTCTCAGCCTTGGATAGCTGGCATCTTCCAAACTAGAAGGGGCACTGACCAATTCCTGTGTGGTGGCAGCCTCATTGACCCTTGCTGGGTGCTTACAGCAGCACACTGTTTTCATGACCCGTAAGTTTAGTTCTGCATCCTTCTTACTTGCAACTTCCTTGTGATTTCTTTGCGTGATGCTTGCTGAACAACCCTTCAAAGTGTAGCATAGTAAGAATGTGCTTTTGATTGAGTAAAACAAGACGACAGCCATAAACATTAAGCCTGTGGGAGTCCAAGTCTAGCAGAACAAGCTAGCAAGATACAAATGTCTTTGTGGATTATgcaatttaaacaaatttaGCCAAAATTGGAGCCAGGGTTTCATTTTACCTTAgctgtttgcaaaacaaaaagtgtGCTGAAAAGTGACAAGCTGTTGAGCAATACATTTATaggtgttttttgttgtctttccttcagaaaactgaTCCTCCTGACCTCCTGCAGAGGATTCTCATTGCCAATGTCTGGCATTAGTAGCAGCTAGCTAGGGGTGCATTTCAAAATGCCTGAACACCTGTCTTAATCCCTTCAAATGGAAAATCAGGATGATTTCCTTTAATGTATCAATTTTAAAGCTGactaaattttgctttttcttgtcagcattaaacacaaaaaaccctaGGACTGGATCTAAACTGTTTGACCCCTCTCTCAAAAACTAGTAGTCTTCATGAATCTCTTTACTCTCGCTCAGGTCAAACCCACTAGACAAATCCAGGTACAAAGTCTACCTTGGAAAGTCCATGCTGAACGTTACTGATGATAATGAACAAGTATTCATGGTTGATGACATCATTTCTCACCCAGAATTTACAGATGAGACAGGTGGCGATGACAATGATATTGGTAAGTGTCATCTTAATATGAGCCTTTTAAACACTGAGGATAGGTGAAGGCTACATATTTGAGGGCATACATCTTCTAAAAGTAGAACCAGAGATGAGATAAAGGGGAGCAGGAACTAGGTAACTAGGTATTTCTGAGAACCAGGCCTGTGCTAAACAAGGTTTTTCTACTTGTATAAACTTTGTGGTACATCAGATGCATTACCTGGCACACAGTCAACTATAAGCCTGTCTTATCTCTGGACCTGTACAAGGCATGGCTTTACCATAAGCACTGGTGGCAGCATCCCACTGCTACAATCTTATTCTCTGTCTACAGAGATCACACTGTATGTATAgtaaatggaggaaaaaatgcatgcaCAGTATGTTTCATAATAGTAGGGGAATGCTATACTGGGTACCACATTAGCCAAAGTTATCCTGAAATAAGAATTAATCCAGATTTCTGTAAATCTGTCTGGCCAATCCCTAAACTGAGAAAATCAGGAGGTGGGTTTTTGCAACTTGGACAGAACAGACTTGTCACTTGCATTCAACACTTGGGACTCTACCACTCCTTCAAAATTCCTGCTACTAAGGGAAAAAGACTCAAAGAATAGCTTCATAAGCCCTTCTGGTGAGAAGTTGAGTTTAAACTGCCCCCCTTTTTCAGCAGGGCAGCGGATGCCACCCTCTACAGCTGTTCAGGAAGTTGAGGTTTTAAAACACCTGAAGATACACTTGCAGAATAATTTTCTCTGAGCTATTGGGCTGTATCCTTCCAGGAAGGAAGTTCAAGTTGGAACATTTGCCAATTTTAGTGCTAGGAGATTAATTTTGTTACTAAATAATGACCTAGTGTCATTCCAAAAGGAATGAGAGAACTTGTATGTAACCAGAACTAAATGTAATTACAACTATTCCCATTAAGTGTACCAAATACTACTATTGTCAGATAACTTAAGGGGGGAAAACTTTGCTTACAAATCTAAGTATCTTCTCTCGCTTGTTTCTCAGCTTTGATAAGGATAAGAACATCTACTGGGCAGTGTGCAGTAGAATCCAAATATGTCAGAACAGTCTGCTTGCCAGAGAAGAACCTTGACTTACAAGAGCACACTCGGTGTGAAATATCTGGCTATGGGAAACAAGATCTTTGTAAGTGAATAACTTCTCTTTCCAATGTTGTACTTCCACAATGTGGGAACTGGATGTTATTTATACCATGATCTGccaaggattaaaaaaaaatacttcattctATTATTCAATGTACTTCCTGTGCTTCCCTAAGGTGATCTTTGCTGTCATCTTCTCTAGCTGTCAGTGGCATTTTTCCTATCTGATGTTTCTTACACTTGTTAAGCATGCAAAGTAAGCCAAGATGCAAACCACAGCAATTTCTTCATTCCTGATGTGATAgggagtaaaaaaaattaagctgttAAGGATTAACCAATAATTGTGTTTGTGCAGAGCTTCCTTCAAAAACTATCAAACTCTTTCTCTctaaaaccaaatgcaaactaTAAAGCTCAGTaacacttgttttttctctttaaaacctCTTCCTTAACAGCAAAATTGAGGCAGTACTGCATAAGGTGGAAGTAAGAGCCTCAAATCAGATCTGGAAGGGTTATGCTAATTTTAAGTGCTGAATGTGTGCGTtatggtttgtttggttggttttgtccTGGATGGTGAAAATAGTTAAATACTCTTTTGTTTGCAGATGACTATTCTTATGCTCAAAGACTGATGTCAGCCACTGTAAACTTAATAtcacagagaaaatgcaaatatcaATACTATGATGATATCAGAGTTACTGACAACATGGTCTGTGCTGGAGATCCCACATGGATGACTGATGCATGCAAGGTAAAACTGGTTTGTTCTATATTCTGTATAATGTTAAATGCATAGACACTATATGAATTGGGTAGTGGCAACTTGTCATCCTACTAGTCAGAAGAGGCTGTGTTTGTGTAGCAGGAATTTAGTACGTTCAGTAGTGTGACTAAACACATGGAAGAAGGCTGGGACATAGTTAGGTGTTGCCCCCTCCTCCAGACCCTCCTTTGGTGGTGCAAGAAGTGCAGTAGCTCAGCCACAGTTATTCCTCAAGGCCTTATTTACAATCAAGCCATTCAAGCAATGGCTGGTAGATATGCATCAGTTCCAATCTCAGCCTGCACTTCCTTAACGCTAACTATAGCTCAGCGAAGGGATAAAAGTAGACTTGGGGGCACACTGACACCCCCCCCAGTTTTCTCAAAACTAGATTTACTTCCCTGCACTCTTACTGGGCAGAGTGATTATGTGAGCCACTGAAAAGAGCAAGTTTTGTCATTAAGTTTACAAGTACCTTATAGACAGGGAGGCAATTGAACTGGGTGTGTTGGCTTTGACCTTGTATCACTAGCCTAGTATCTGTGACTATAAACTTAGGATGTTGTGTGCAAAGTAACTATTCTCTGTGCCCTGCTAGGGGGCATCTAGAGAACTCCTTACCTGACAGACTGTTCAAGTCACAGCAGATGCTGAACCTTCTGCTCCATCTATGCAGTGTTctcaaaaatcaaaactttaGCTCATAGGTATTTATAGCTTTTTTCACTCTAAAAAACCTAATCATAACATGCTCCCTGTTACAAATTCTCCAATATGCAGAAAATGGTCTAATATGTTCTTTCTGTTGTCAGGGAGATTCCGGTGGCCCCATGGTCTGTGAGCACAATGGCAGGATGATACTTTATGGGATTATCAGCTGGGGAGATGGCTGTGCAAGGGAAAACAAGCCTGGTGTTTACACTAGAGTTACTCGATACCTTAACTGGATTGACTCCAATATGAATGCAGTTACTACCAAGAATCGTTTTGTTCCTGAACCAAAGTGACCTTTTGTCTACAGCTGGACTCAAATGCACAAGATTAAGCCTATACTGATGCCAGGACACTGAAGTCCTGAATGACATGAgaggcttttgttttaaatgcttgtgTGGTCTGCCACTCCCATCGGTGCTCCTGAGGCAGAGAGATGGTTGATGTATTATCTTACTTACTCTGAATTGCCTGAAAACCACTCAGTGGGAAGCTAAAATATTTAACTCTTAAATGAATATTCCCATGCACAATACTATGCAATATCAAGTTATCTGTCCACTCTAATTTATGAACCAGCATTGGTCTGGAAGTATTGGTACAGTTTTAACTTATTTGACTCAAGTCTTCATTTTATACATGGCCTGAGTTTAAAATCTTTCCTCATCACACTGAACAATACTAAGATTCAGGTCTTGGAAACCTAACCTGTTAAGACCAGTACTGAGAAGAGTGATCAGGTTTAGCATCAGAAGGTGAAAGAAGCTGAATTGGCATTATTATCACTAATGTGTAAAGGAGGACCAAAGCCTGCTTAGACTGACACAACAGTTGGTGTGCAGGGTTCATTGCAACAGACCCAACATATAGTAACATCTTAAGGATATCACCTGTAGCTGTGTCCGTGTTACAAACTCTTAATGTGTTCCATTTAAGAACTATGCTGCAAGAAGGCAAATGGAAACCTGACTGATTTCCAGGTCCCATTTGAAGGTGTCTGGGTCACAGGAAAGCCTGATTATGTAACCCTTTTCCAGTACCTCTGCACCCAGGAGAGGATTTAAGGACTGTGCACCCACTGAATGCTGCAGGTGCCAAGTCAAAACTTATTGCCATTAATTTTACTGATATTATATGGTAActgcttcttcccccccccccccccccaagacttacgctgattttattttgaaacttttttgttttaaatatttgtgttatttCTATGAGGGCTGGAACCTCACcctttatttaattatttttactgtgtttaacTTATTGTTTGTattaaagatgttaaaatatcATTAAAGAAAATCCTATTATTCTTATGTGTTTGTTCCTTCTCTCTTCAAAGGGGAAGGGTATGATCTCAAGGAGAGCTGCTATTATTAAGTTCTAATCTGAACCATTAAGTCCCTTggtaaaacagaaatgtttgaagTTCCTgtttataaagcattttgtaTGAGAAAGTAATGTCTTCTGCTCTGGGCTGGAGTGCTAGAGAACTGTGTGTGCAGTACCAAGACACAAAGCATAGGTTCAACAACAGTGATGAGGATCCAGTATCTGTGCTGTGTGCTTTAGAATTGCCATCTAGTCCTATGGACAAACTGTTTTAAAGTGGTTGCAGAACATTCGGTCAACATGTAAAGCAAAAT
The Falco naumanni isolate bFalNau1 chromosome 9, bFalNau1.pat, whole genome shotgun sequence DNA segment above includes these coding regions:
- the PLAU gene encoding urokinase-type plasminogen activator, yielding MKLLIFLTVTLGTLATGLDSAYSKKYYNLPYKHRSYHKECHCLNGGTCITYYLFRGITHCICPEGYTGTHCELDVDSMCYTENGEDYRGMATEHECLPWDLPSVIRRAPFHAHLKNALQLGLGKHSYCRNPNGRSKPWCYTKKRFTIRETPCNMDKCGPACGQRSISKYFKIVGGSQAEIESQPWIAGIFQTRRGTDQFLCGGSLIDPCWVLTAAHCFHDPSNPLDKSRYKVYLGKSMLNVTDDNEQVFMVDDIISHPEFTDETGGDDNDIALIRIRTSTGQCAVESKYVRTVCLPEKNLDLQEHTRCEISGYGKQDLYDYSYAQRLMSATVNLISQRKCKYQYYDDIRVTDNMVCAGDPTWMTDACKGDSGGPMVCEHNGRMILYGIISWGDGCARENKPGVYTRVTRYLNWIDSNMNAVTTKNRFVPEPK